A stretch of the Acyrthosiphon pisum isolate AL4f chromosome A2, pea_aphid_22Mar2018_4r6ur, whole genome shotgun sequence genome encodes the following:
- the LOC100160291 gene encoding putative leucine-rich repeat-containing protein DDB_G0290503 isoform X1, with protein sequence MEPLMPSEVARLVYGYLKKEKNEDAAVCFLKSSPHLTECFQMFKANRNFNIKVNGFDLHDIFDNFGTMCTMIEKRIPETCESKTLIEKLQYLLDTNHIPTEKDKFVEKKLNMVDKCVGNTVNTKDQSTHTTINIEANKSISEELLEVPSFTEIISNNISKTKEPDTFNDETTITNEKNSVTFSSPCLSPMTQLENNTGTISKFEEKESKIFQINKQICSTPAKKNEQTKIKIELIPQFSPKNSHNLNSGVQAENHQIPEATSLDSMPGFSKEDRIKDGSIVIDTGELVDTFLNDQSLLEKIADTINKSFDAQKETDNILESKVLDPPTLEKALDSTQSDPQIKNILDEFLVFNVDNDDIGKKTCTNDQLDDSIKSRLRSARKKDDVPSKLKKNNFNIPKHIVYGNEECLKVDNNIVLIHEGNIKTTVFENYDLLSNQLVLQSIDSTKIEPPGEGYFAKSDYVKIAPKITPMLKTNQASEKHIFPKRRRQLLEVPCIRSKFRRTNITRQPSVQTPKSIVIEVPNQNSFEIQEKNHTEINDVIKLPEVSSKVNNVIVHDTPDDRLKPPKNKSMSTPRRRSTHIRCLDFSTPQPKNMTKNQARSKLFCDSPNRLEKCLEEPSSSPLPKLQVDWGSVNGFESMVKKEIIKDWDTDIREMVGAGILTSDADGRKTRKKKTPRKKIKSVNIQNDSVLLKDQKKSSNISIATNELHTDVSNISDITYNGLNEQDSNKPLLDVQKPLLEKNTKCPPSLETSNNVTELNNEQPPIKSNSLNTLNNLKLLKKDSEFSISLETPDKITELYNEQLPTISDSLKNINDKKSLIKQSEFSISLETPDKTIELYTKQPSVKFDSLNNDNNKKSFNKQSEFMISLETPDKKTELNNKQLSIKSDSSKSECATQINLEQSHVNEQKNNQNKLINSSILNTIPEITNQEKDSNFLKRFNNHNYSLIENKSNEPTKPLKDQGLFVQTDNNNSSELNSPLKCISIESFKPNLVETPYKCDDAAVDVPETPISKIIREYDPSKMVTPLPCTPEHDESLTETPLTKVFRETSYLNRPPISPFPPTPGNSMSVDTLIIPPEQDHFKTSNNINCKINSLKELSTQPIQSTTTNRELSTKSKKDKVKCTPSKSKLKVSTKSKVKNGLKINNIEEKKKQVYESVKVELFGSDISVSPYKPEILKTNEQHKSIVINKKPKEEEKKSGFKPIPKRKSIESISVVNVNSIEEHSSDELNMQPTNTPLKYSIKPIIVQCENNTSGKAKKTISKKINKSMVHFDDPVETFFSLSKSPTLDKSNNKKISKIKCKTTVNDNSEQLIGLSRYLNKTSSTDYDCSPKKKKIKTIEPTVNISKLNNSDSNINYSEMYNEGKSSKNISTSDISNETKTNDMNNKKIKLSANCIIDVNKVYNEKENVKQTVSLDDTPNCILENKMNTSLERSESPIVVKSSVNNTSFISFTHDDKLDVQISKVCDSLSNMKYLKKQKVYEVITDDGEHVMVKLNVSEIFTLLDIVSELDPIASPSITTNKMLDVTPKIESGELDNDEKILMPVTSTPKDNVETKIEKDDRGRRSPSFWDDSVHNYPIKHRDNRYREKNRWQNKIHNKYDYKHRSSKFRCHDERFDSPIHHSQRSHHQNVKREFTEDSVKDIHRYKYKNEHRRSYHDYYSKGRKCQEENERFSIPQRMSQNELPKSNRSEDIVKKATKRPSDRTVYNKTPSKVSKVEHQRLLKNVDVDDFLSVVHGQK encoded by the exons ATGGAACCATTGATGCCATCCGAAGTCGCTCGTTTAGTGTATG GTTAtctaaagaaagaaaaaaatgaggATGCTGCAGTGTGCTTTTTGAAATCATCTCCtcatttgactgaatgttttcaaatgtttaaagCTAATagaaactttaatattaaagtaaatggGTTTGATTTACATGACATATTCGACAATTTTGGAACCATGTGTACCATGA tcGAAAAGCGAATACCTGAAACATGTGAATCTAAAACATTAATTGAGAAACTACAGTATTTGTTAGATACAAACCATATACCAACAGAAAAAGATAAATTTGTTGAGAAAAAACTAAATATGGTTGACAAATGTGTTGGTAATACAGTTAATACTAAAGATCAGAGTACacatacaacaataaatatagaaGCAAATAAAAGTATATCAGAAGAATTATTAGAAGTCCCATCTTTCACTGagataatttctaataatatttctaaaacaaaaGAACCTGACACATTTAATGACGAAACCACAATAACTAACGAGAAAAATTCTGTTACATTTTCTTCGCCCTGTTTATCCCCAATGAcacaactagaaaataatacaggTACAATTTCCAAGTTTGAAGAAAaagaatcaaaaatatttcaaataaacaaacaaatttgcAGTACTCCAGCAAAGAAAAATgaacaaactaaaataaaaattgagttaATACCACAATTTAgtccaaaaaatagtcataatcTAAATTCtgg TGTTCAGGCTGAAAACCATCAAATACCAGAAGCGACATCACTTGACTCTATGCCAGGATTTTCTAAAGAAGATAGGATAAAGGATGGTTCAATTGTTATTGATACTGGTGAATTAGTCGATACATTTTTGAATGATCAAAgtttattggaaaaaattgCTGATACcataaataaatcttttgacGCTCAAAAAGAAACTGACAATATACTAGAAAGTAAAGTCTTGGATCCTCCTACACTTGAAAAAGCATTAGACTCTACTCAGTCTGATCCACAAATCAAAAACATACTGGATGAGTTTTTAG tttttaatgttgataatgATGATATTGGTAAAAAAACATGTACTAATGATCAACTAGATGACTCAATAAAATCTCGTTTACGTAGTGCCagaaaaaaag ATGATGTGCCaagcaaattaaaaaagaataattttaatatcccTAAACATATTGTTTATGGTAATGAAGAGTGTTTGaaagttgacaataatattgtactgataCATGAAGGTAATATCAAAACAACAGTTTTTGAGAATTACGATTTGTTATCAAATCAATTAGTTTTACAATCAATTGATTCAACTAAAATAGAACCACCAG gagAAGGTTATTTTGCCAAATCTGACTATGTGAAAATTGCTCCAAAAATAACTCCCATGTTAAAGACTAACCAAG CTTCTGAAAAACATATATTTCCAAAACGAAGAAGACAGTTATTAGAAGTTCCTTGCATAAGGAGCAAATTTAGAAGAACAAATATAACTAGACAACCATCTGTTCAGACTCCTAAATCAATTGTTATTGAAGTTCCTAATCAAAATTCATTTGAAAttcaagaaaaaaatcatactGAGATTAATGATGTTATCAAATTACCAGAAGTTTCATCTAAAGTCAATAATGTGATTGTTCATGATACACCAGATGATAGACTCAAACctccaaaaaataaaagtatgagTACTCCACGTAGAAGAAGCACTCATATAAGATGTTTAGATTTCAGTACTCCGCAGCCTAAGAATATGACTAAAAATCAAGCTCGTTCAAAACTTTTCTGTGATTCCCCTAATAGACTTGAAAAATGTTTGGAAGAACCTTCATCTAGTCCTTTACCAAAACTTCAAGTTGATTGGGGCTCAGTTAATGGATTTGAATCAATGGTTAAAAAAGAGATTATTAAAGATTGGGATACAGATATTAGAGAAATGGTGGGTGCTGGAATTTTAACGTCAGATGCTGATGGAAGAAAAACGAGAAAAAAGAAAAcgccaagaaaaaaaattaaatcagtcAATATTCAAAATGATTCTGTTCTGCTTAAAGATCAAAAGAAATCTAGTAATATTTCAATCGCCACAAATGAATTACATACAGATGTATCAAATATTTCTGATATCACTTATAACGGTTTAAATGAGCAAGACTCTAATAAGCCATTACTGGATGTTCAAAAGCCACTATtagagaaaaatacaaaatgtccTCCTTCATTGGAAACGTCAAATAATGTTACAgaattaaataatgaacaacCCCCAATTAAATCTAATTCTTTGAATACCTTAAACAATCTGAAATTGTTGAAAAAAGATAGTGAATTTTCTATATCATTAGAAACTCCAGATAAAATAACAGAATTATATAATGAGCAACTGCCAACTATATCAGATTCTTTAAAAAACatcaatgataaaaaatctCTCATAAAACAAAGTGAATTTTCGATTTCCTTAGAAACTCCAGATAAGACTATAGAATTGTATACTAAACAGCCATCAGTTAAATTCGAttctttaaataatgataataataaaaaatcatttaacaaaCAAAGTGAATTTATGATTTCCTTAGAAACTCCAGATAAAAAAACagagttaaataataaacaactgTCCATCAAATCTGATTCTTCAAAAAGTGAATGTGCAACTCAAATTAACCTGGAACAGTCTCATGTTAATGAAcagaaaaataatcaaaataagttaattaactcttctattttaaatactataccaGAAATAACAAATCAGGAAAAAGATTCCAACtttttaaaaagatttaataatcataactaTTCATTAATAGAAAACAAGTCAAATGAACCAACTAAACCTTTAAAAGATCAAGGTTTATTTGTTCAAACTGATAATAACAATTCAAGTGAATTAAATAGTCCATTAAAGTGTATTAGCATTGAATCATTTAAACCCAATCTAGTTGAAACTCCATATAAATGTGATGATGCTGCAGTTGATGTACCTGAAACTcctatttctaaaataatacgtGAATATGATCCAAGTAAGATGGTCACACCGTTACCATGTACGCCAGAACATGATGAATCATTGACAGAAACACCTTTGACCAAAGTATTCAGAGAAACGTCATATTTAAATAGACCTCCGATTTCACCATTTCCTCCTACACCAGGAAATTCAATGTCCGTCGATACTTTGATTATACCACCAGAACAGGATCATTTTAAAActtcaaacaatataaattgtaaaattaacagTTTGAAAGAACTTTCAACACAACCTATTCAGTCTACAACTACTAATAGAGAATTATCAACTAAGTCAAAGAAAGATAAAGTTAAATGTACACCatcaaaatctaaattaaaagtTTCTACTAAATCTAAAGTAAAAAacggattaaaaataaacaatattgaagaaaaaaaaaaacaagtgtaTGAGTCTGTTAAAGTTGAGCTATTTGGAAGTGATATTTCAGTGAGTCCATATAAACCTGAAATATTAAAGACAAATGAACAGCATaaatcaatagttattaataaaaaaccaaaagaagaagaaaaaaaatctggTTTTAAGCCCATACCCAAAAGAAAATCAATTGAATCTATATCTGTTGTAAATGTTAATAGTATTGAAGAGCATTCATCAGATGAATTAAACATGCAACCAACTAATACtccattaaaatattctattaaaccAATAATAGTGCAATGTGAGAATAATACTTCAGGAAAAGCaaagaaaacaatttcaaaaaaaattaataagtccATGGTACATTTTGATGACCCAGTTGAAACATTCTTTAGTTTGTCTAAAAGTCCAACACTGGATAAatctaacaacaaaaaaattagtaaaataaaatgcaaaaccACTGTAAATGACAACTCAGAACAATTGATAGGGTTAAGTAGGTATTTGAACAAAACTTCATCGACAGATTATGACTGCAgtccaaaaaagaaaaaaatcaaaacaatagaACCAACGGTTAACATTTCTAAACTTAATAATAGtgattctaatataaattattcagaaATGTATAATGAAGGCAAATCCAGTAAGAATATATCAACAAGTGATATTAGTAATGAAACAAAAACTAATgatatgaacaataaaaaaattaaattatctgcaaattgtataatagacgtaaataaagtgtataatgaaAAGGAAAATGTCAAACAAACTGTGTCTCTAGATGATACTCCAAATtgtattttggaaaataaaatgaatactaGTCTTGAAAGATCTGAATCACCTATCGTTGTCAAAAGCAGTGTTAATAATACctcttttatttcttttacacaTGATGATAAATTAGATGTTCAGATAAGCAAGGTCTGTGATTCACTAagcaatatgaaatatttaaaaaagcaaaaagTATACGAGGTCATTACTGACGATGGTGAACATGTG atggTGAAATTAAATGTATCAGAAATATTCACTTTGCTTGATATAGTCTCAGAATTAGATCCAATTGCATCACCATCGATAACAACAAACAAAATGTTAGACGTTACTCCAAAAATAGAAAGCGGCGAATTggataatgatgaaaaaatacttATGCCAGTGACCAGCACTCCTAAAGACAATgttgaaacaaaaattgaaaaagatgATAGAGGCAGAAGAAGTCCATCTTTTTGGGATGATTCTGTTCATAATTACCCAATAAAACACAGGGACAACAGATATAGGGAAAAAAACCGTTGGCAAAATAAAAtccataataaatatgattataaacacAG GTCAAGCAAATTTAGATGCCATGATGAACGATTTGATAGTCCAATACACCATTCTCAAAGAAGTCATCATCAAAATGTGAAAAGAGAGTTTACGGAAGATTCAGTTAAggatatacatagatataaatacaaaaatgaacaTAGACGGTCCTATCATGATTATTATAGTAAAGGAAGAAAATGTCAAGAAGAAAATGAACGATTTTCAATTCCACAAAGaat gtCACAAAATGAATTACCAAAATCAAATAGATCAGAAGATATTGTTAAAAAGGCTACTAAAAGGCCCTCAGATCGAACAGTATATAATAAG actCCCTCTAAGGTGTCTAAAGTTGAACATCAAAGGTTGCTGAAGAACGTTGACGTTGATGATTTTTTGTCTGTTGTAcatggtcaaaaataa
- the LOC100160291 gene encoding putative leucine-rich repeat-containing protein DDB_G0290503 isoform X2 yields MEPLMPSEVARLVYGYLKKEKNEDAAVCFLKSSPHLTECFQMFKANRNFNIKVNGFDLHDIFDNFGTMCTMIEKRIPETCESKTLIEKLQYLLDTNHIPTEKDKFVEKKLNMVDKCVGNTVNTKDQSTHTTINIEANKSISEELLEVPSFTEIISNNISKTKEPDTFNDETTITNEKNSVTFSSPCLSPMTQLENNTGTISKFEEKESKIFQINKQICSTPAKKNEQTKIKIELIPQFSPKNSHNLNSGVQAENHQIPEATSLDSMPGFSKEDRIKDGSIVIDTGELVDTFLNDQSLLEKIADTINKSFDAQKETDNILESKVLDPPTLEKALDSTQSDPQIKNILDEFLVFNVDNDDIGKKTCTNDQLDDSIKSRLRSARKKDDVPSKLKKNNFNIPKHIVYGNEECLKVDNNIVLIHEGEGYFAKSDYVKIAPKITPMLKTNQASEKHIFPKRRRQLLEVPCIRSKFRRTNITRQPSVQTPKSIVIEVPNQNSFEIQEKNHTEINDVIKLPEVSSKVNNVIVHDTPDDRLKPPKNKSMSTPRRRSTHIRCLDFSTPQPKNMTKNQARSKLFCDSPNRLEKCLEEPSSSPLPKLQVDWGSVNGFESMVKKEIIKDWDTDIREMVGAGILTSDADGRKTRKKKTPRKKIKSVNIQNDSVLLKDQKKSSNISIATNELHTDVSNISDITYNGLNEQDSNKPLLDVQKPLLEKNTKCPPSLETSNNVTELNNEQPPIKSNSLNTLNNLKLLKKDSEFSISLETPDKITELYNEQLPTISDSLKNINDKKSLIKQSEFSISLETPDKTIELYTKQPSVKFDSLNNDNNKKSFNKQSEFMISLETPDKKTELNNKQLSIKSDSSKSECATQINLEQSHVNEQKNNQNKLINSSILNTIPEITNQEKDSNFLKRFNNHNYSLIENKSNEPTKPLKDQGLFVQTDNNNSSELNSPLKCISIESFKPNLVETPYKCDDAAVDVPETPISKIIREYDPSKMVTPLPCTPEHDESLTETPLTKVFRETSYLNRPPISPFPPTPGNSMSVDTLIIPPEQDHFKTSNNINCKINSLKELSTQPIQSTTTNRELSTKSKKDKVKCTPSKSKLKVSTKSKVKNGLKINNIEEKKKQVYESVKVELFGSDISVSPYKPEILKTNEQHKSIVINKKPKEEEKKSGFKPIPKRKSIESISVVNVNSIEEHSSDELNMQPTNTPLKYSIKPIIVQCENNTSGKAKKTISKKINKSMVHFDDPVETFFSLSKSPTLDKSNNKKISKIKCKTTVNDNSEQLIGLSRYLNKTSSTDYDCSPKKKKIKTIEPTVNISKLNNSDSNINYSEMYNEGKSSKNISTSDISNETKTNDMNNKKIKLSANCIIDVNKVYNEKENVKQTVSLDDTPNCILENKMNTSLERSESPIVVKSSVNNTSFISFTHDDKLDVQISKVCDSLSNMKYLKKQKVYEVITDDGEHVMVKLNVSEIFTLLDIVSELDPIASPSITTNKMLDVTPKIESGELDNDEKILMPVTSTPKDNVETKIEKDDRGRRSPSFWDDSVHNYPIKHRDNRYREKNRWQNKIHNKYDYKHRSSKFRCHDERFDSPIHHSQRSHHQNVKREFTEDSVKDIHRYKYKNEHRRSYHDYYSKGRKCQEENERFSIPQRMSQNELPKSNRSEDIVKKATKRPSDRTVYNKTPSKVSKVEHQRLLKNVDVDDFLSVVHGQK; encoded by the exons ATGGAACCATTGATGCCATCCGAAGTCGCTCGTTTAGTGTATG GTTAtctaaagaaagaaaaaaatgaggATGCTGCAGTGTGCTTTTTGAAATCATCTCCtcatttgactgaatgttttcaaatgtttaaagCTAATagaaactttaatattaaagtaaatggGTTTGATTTACATGACATATTCGACAATTTTGGAACCATGTGTACCATGA tcGAAAAGCGAATACCTGAAACATGTGAATCTAAAACATTAATTGAGAAACTACAGTATTTGTTAGATACAAACCATATACCAACAGAAAAAGATAAATTTGTTGAGAAAAAACTAAATATGGTTGACAAATGTGTTGGTAATACAGTTAATACTAAAGATCAGAGTACacatacaacaataaatatagaaGCAAATAAAAGTATATCAGAAGAATTATTAGAAGTCCCATCTTTCACTGagataatttctaataatatttctaaaacaaaaGAACCTGACACATTTAATGACGAAACCACAATAACTAACGAGAAAAATTCTGTTACATTTTCTTCGCCCTGTTTATCCCCAATGAcacaactagaaaataatacaggTACAATTTCCAAGTTTGAAGAAAaagaatcaaaaatatttcaaataaacaaacaaatttgcAGTACTCCAGCAAAGAAAAATgaacaaactaaaataaaaattgagttaATACCACAATTTAgtccaaaaaatagtcataatcTAAATTCtgg TGTTCAGGCTGAAAACCATCAAATACCAGAAGCGACATCACTTGACTCTATGCCAGGATTTTCTAAAGAAGATAGGATAAAGGATGGTTCAATTGTTATTGATACTGGTGAATTAGTCGATACATTTTTGAATGATCAAAgtttattggaaaaaattgCTGATACcataaataaatcttttgacGCTCAAAAAGAAACTGACAATATACTAGAAAGTAAAGTCTTGGATCCTCCTACACTTGAAAAAGCATTAGACTCTACTCAGTCTGATCCACAAATCAAAAACATACTGGATGAGTTTTTAG tttttaatgttgataatgATGATATTGGTAAAAAAACATGTACTAATGATCAACTAGATGACTCAATAAAATCTCGTTTACGTAGTGCCagaaaaaaag ATGATGTGCCaagcaaattaaaaaagaataattttaatatcccTAAACATATTGTTTATGGTAATGAAGAGTGTTTGaaagttgacaataatattgtactgataCATGAAG gagAAGGTTATTTTGCCAAATCTGACTATGTGAAAATTGCTCCAAAAATAACTCCCATGTTAAAGACTAACCAAG CTTCTGAAAAACATATATTTCCAAAACGAAGAAGACAGTTATTAGAAGTTCCTTGCATAAGGAGCAAATTTAGAAGAACAAATATAACTAGACAACCATCTGTTCAGACTCCTAAATCAATTGTTATTGAAGTTCCTAATCAAAATTCATTTGAAAttcaagaaaaaaatcatactGAGATTAATGATGTTATCAAATTACCAGAAGTTTCATCTAAAGTCAATAATGTGATTGTTCATGATACACCAGATGATAGACTCAAACctccaaaaaataaaagtatgagTACTCCACGTAGAAGAAGCACTCATATAAGATGTTTAGATTTCAGTACTCCGCAGCCTAAGAATATGACTAAAAATCAAGCTCGTTCAAAACTTTTCTGTGATTCCCCTAATAGACTTGAAAAATGTTTGGAAGAACCTTCATCTAGTCCTTTACCAAAACTTCAAGTTGATTGGGGCTCAGTTAATGGATTTGAATCAATGGTTAAAAAAGAGATTATTAAAGATTGGGATACAGATATTAGAGAAATGGTGGGTGCTGGAATTTTAACGTCAGATGCTGATGGAAGAAAAACGAGAAAAAAGAAAAcgccaagaaaaaaaattaaatcagtcAATATTCAAAATGATTCTGTTCTGCTTAAAGATCAAAAGAAATCTAGTAATATTTCAATCGCCACAAATGAATTACATACAGATGTATCAAATATTTCTGATATCACTTATAACGGTTTAAATGAGCAAGACTCTAATAAGCCATTACTGGATGTTCAAAAGCCACTATtagagaaaaatacaaaatgtccTCCTTCATTGGAAACGTCAAATAATGTTACAgaattaaataatgaacaacCCCCAATTAAATCTAATTCTTTGAATACCTTAAACAATCTGAAATTGTTGAAAAAAGATAGTGAATTTTCTATATCATTAGAAACTCCAGATAAAATAACAGAATTATATAATGAGCAACTGCCAACTATATCAGATTCTTTAAAAAACatcaatgataaaaaatctCTCATAAAACAAAGTGAATTTTCGATTTCCTTAGAAACTCCAGATAAGACTATAGAATTGTATACTAAACAGCCATCAGTTAAATTCGAttctttaaataatgataataataaaaaatcatttaacaaaCAAAGTGAATTTATGATTTCCTTAGAAACTCCAGATAAAAAAACagagttaaataataaacaactgTCCATCAAATCTGATTCTTCAAAAAGTGAATGTGCAACTCAAATTAACCTGGAACAGTCTCATGTTAATGAAcagaaaaataatcaaaataagttaattaactcttctattttaaatactataccaGAAATAACAAATCAGGAAAAAGATTCCAACtttttaaaaagatttaataatcataactaTTCATTAATAGAAAACAAGTCAAATGAACCAACTAAACCTTTAAAAGATCAAGGTTTATTTGTTCAAACTGATAATAACAATTCAAGTGAATTAAATAGTCCATTAAAGTGTATTAGCATTGAATCATTTAAACCCAATCTAGTTGAAACTCCATATAAATGTGATGATGCTGCAGTTGATGTACCTGAAACTcctatttctaaaataatacgtGAATATGATCCAAGTAAGATGGTCACACCGTTACCATGTACGCCAGAACATGATGAATCATTGACAGAAACACCTTTGACCAAAGTATTCAGAGAAACGTCATATTTAAATAGACCTCCGATTTCACCATTTCCTCCTACACCAGGAAATTCAATGTCCGTCGATACTTTGATTATACCACCAGAACAGGATCATTTTAAAActtcaaacaatataaattgtaaaattaacagTTTGAAAGAACTTTCAACACAACCTATTCAGTCTACAACTACTAATAGAGAATTATCAACTAAGTCAAAGAAAGATAAAGTTAAATGTACACCatcaaaatctaaattaaaagtTTCTACTAAATCTAAAGTAAAAAacggattaaaaataaacaatattgaagaaaaaaaaaaacaagtgtaTGAGTCTGTTAAAGTTGAGCTATTTGGAAGTGATATTTCAGTGAGTCCATATAAACCTGAAATATTAAAGACAAATGAACAGCATaaatcaatagttattaataaaaaaccaaaagaagaagaaaaaaaatctggTTTTAAGCCCATACCCAAAAGAAAATCAATTGAATCTATATCTGTTGTAAATGTTAATAGTATTGAAGAGCATTCATCAGATGAATTAAACATGCAACCAACTAATACtccattaaaatattctattaaaccAATAATAGTGCAATGTGAGAATAATACTTCAGGAAAAGCaaagaaaacaatttcaaaaaaaattaataagtccATGGTACATTTTGATGACCCAGTTGAAACATTCTTTAGTTTGTCTAAAAGTCCAACACTGGATAAatctaacaacaaaaaaattagtaaaataaaatgcaaaaccACTGTAAATGACAACTCAGAACAATTGATAGGGTTAAGTAGGTATTTGAACAAAACTTCATCGACAGATTATGACTGCAgtccaaaaaagaaaaaaatcaaaacaatagaACCAACGGTTAACATTTCTAAACTTAATAATAGtgattctaatataaattattcagaaATGTATAATGAAGGCAAATCCAGTAAGAATATATCAACAAGTGATATTAGTAATGAAACAAAAACTAATgatatgaacaataaaaaaattaaattatctgcaaattgtataatagacgtaaataaagtgtataatgaaAAGGAAAATGTCAAACAAACTGTGTCTCTAGATGATACTCCAAATtgtattttggaaaataaaatgaatactaGTCTTGAAAGATCTGAATCACCTATCGTTGTCAAAAGCAGTGTTAATAATACctcttttatttcttttacacaTGATGATAAATTAGATGTTCAGATAAGCAAGGTCTGTGATTCACTAagcaatatgaaatatttaaaaaagcaaaaagTATACGAGGTCATTACTGACGATGGTGAACATGTG atggTGAAATTAAATGTATCAGAAATATTCACTTTGCTTGATATAGTCTCAGAATTAGATCCAATTGCATCACCATCGATAACAACAAACAAAATGTTAGACGTTACTCCAAAAATAGAAAGCGGCGAATTggataatgatgaaaaaatacttATGCCAGTGACCAGCACTCCTAAAGACAATgttgaaacaaaaattgaaaaagatgATAGAGGCAGAAGAAGTCCATCTTTTTGGGATGATTCTGTTCATAATTACCCAATAAAACACAGGGACAACAGATATAGGGAAAAAAACCGTTGGCAAAATAAAAtccataataaatatgattataaacacAG GTCAAGCAAATTTAGATGCCATGATGAACGATTTGATAGTCCAATACACCATTCTCAAAGAAGTCATCATCAAAATGTGAAAAGAGAGTTTACGGAAGATTCAGTTAAggatatacatagatataaatacaaaaatgaacaTAGACGGTCCTATCATGATTATTATAGTAAAGGAAGAAAATGTCAAGAAGAAAATGAACGATTTTCAATTCCACAAAGaat gtCACAAAATGAATTACCAAAATCAAATAGATCAGAAGATATTGTTAAAAAGGCTACTAAAAGGCCCTCAGATCGAACAGTATATAATAAG actCCCTCTAAGGTGTCTAAAGTTGAACATCAAAGGTTGCTGAAGAACGTTGACGTTGATGATTTTTTGTCTGTTGTAcatggtcaaaaataa